A section of the Saccharopolyspora gregorii genome encodes:
- a CDS encoding SAM-dependent methyltransferase, producing MVDAQRLLSREMDIDRPCAARIYDAFLGGGHNFGVEREFAERLQSAMPGVAGVFRDNRAFLRRTVEHLLARGVRQFLELGSGIPTIGHVHEVAARRTRRFSVLYVDNEPLTVAHSRPLLDAEPRAAIIHADIREPDAVLGSRDVANLIDFSEPVALVMSAVLHFVPDDDDPMRLVRAYQDAVVPGSALVLSHLCASEEPEPMNLLAAFYEETADPVVARPAEWITECFGAFARQPPGTCYIGDWRPEPDQPPHRHPRYRILHGGLARKP from the coding sequence ATGGTCGACGCGCAACGCCTGTTGTCCAGGGAGATGGACATCGACCGGCCTTGCGCGGCGAGGATCTACGACGCGTTCCTCGGCGGTGGCCACAACTTCGGCGTGGAACGCGAATTCGCCGAGCGGCTGCAGAGCGCGATGCCCGGCGTCGCCGGGGTGTTCCGGGACAACCGGGCGTTCCTGCGGCGCACCGTGGAGCACCTGCTGGCGCGCGGCGTGCGGCAGTTCCTGGAGCTCGGCTCCGGGATACCGACCATCGGGCACGTGCACGAGGTCGCCGCCCGCCGCACCCGCCGGTTCAGCGTGCTGTACGTGGACAACGAGCCGCTCACCGTCGCGCACAGCAGGCCGCTGCTCGACGCCGAACCGCGCGCCGCGATCATCCACGCCGACATCCGCGAACCCGACGCGGTCCTCGGCTCCCGCGACGTCGCGAACCTCATCGACTTCTCCGAGCCGGTCGCGCTGGTGATGTCGGCGGTGCTGCACTTCGTGCCGGACGACGACGATCCGATGCGGCTGGTGCGCGCCTACCAGGACGCGGTGGTGCCCGGCAGCGCGCTCGTGCTCTCCCACCTGTGCGCCAGCGAGGAGCCGGAGCCGATGAACCTGCTGGCGGCGTTCTACGAGGAGACCGCGGACCCGGTGGTGGCGCGCCCCGCCGAGTGGATCACCGAGTGCTTCGGCGCGTTCGCACGGCAGCCGCCCGGCACCTGCTACATCGGCGACTGGCGGCCGGAACCGGACCAGCCGCCGCACCGCCACCCCCGCTACCGCATCCTCCACGGCGGCCTCGCCCGCAAACCCTGA
- a CDS encoding response regulator translates to MEHPAETTVLVADDQAMIRAGLVALLSAEPDLRVLAEAEDGAAAVASVRRRRPDVVLMDVRMPGMDGISAAREIMTATEGGTSVIMLTVHDLDEYVYAALRAGASGFLLKDAPPEELVRAVHTVAAGEALLAPRVTRRLLTRFASLGVRDASTELSGLTNRELDVLLEVARGGSNADIARNLGLAELTVKSHLYHVMQKLHLSSRTQLVITAYETGLVSPGQVNGPEASV, encoded by the coding sequence GTGGAGCACCCCGCGGAGACGACGGTGCTCGTCGCCGACGACCAGGCGATGATCCGCGCGGGACTGGTGGCGCTGCTGTCCGCCGAGCCCGACCTGCGAGTTCTCGCCGAAGCCGAGGACGGTGCCGCCGCGGTGGCCTCCGTGCGCAGGCGGCGCCCCGACGTGGTGCTGATGGACGTGCGGATGCCCGGGATGGACGGCATCAGCGCGGCCCGCGAGATCATGACCGCCACCGAGGGCGGGACCTCGGTCATCATGCTCACCGTGCACGACCTCGACGAGTACGTGTACGCGGCGCTGCGCGCCGGGGCCAGCGGGTTCCTGCTCAAGGACGCCCCGCCGGAGGAGCTGGTGCGCGCGGTGCACACCGTCGCCGCCGGGGAGGCGCTGCTGGCGCCGCGCGTGACGCGGCGGCTGCTGACCAGGTTCGCCTCGCTCGGCGTCCGGGACGCCTCCACCGAGCTCAGCGGGCTCACCAACCGCGAGCTGGACGTGCTGCTGGAGGTGGCGCGCGGCGGCTCGAACGCCGACATCGCGCGGAACCTCGGGCTGGCCGAGCTGACGGTGAAATCGCACCTGTACCACGTGATGCAGAAGCTGCACCTGAGCTCGCGGACCCAGCTGGTGATCACCGCCTACGAGACGGGGCTCGTCTCGCCGGGCCAGGTGAACGGTCCCGAGGCCTCGGTTTAG
- a CDS encoding Gfo/Idh/MocA family oxidoreductase: MSAALRVGLVGYGIAGAVFHAPLIAANPGLELSAVVTRNPQRRAALDAAHPGTAVVDDVPALLDRGGLDLVVVASPNRLHVEHTTEVLRAGLPVVVDKPFAPTAAAARELVAEARRRDLLLTVFQNRRWDNDFRTLAGLIDAGELGAVHRFESRFERWVPTPKTGWRESGGPEEAGGVLYDLGSHLIDQALALFGPVASVYAEVDARRPGSAVDDDTFLALTHTGGVRSHLWVGKFSAQHGPRLRVLGDRAGYTKYGLDPQEAALKAGALPGADWGVEAESLWGELGTVEESRRVPTAPGAYPEFYDLLGTALRDGSAPPVDPADAITGLEIIEAARRSAAEGRVVHL; encoded by the coding sequence ATGAGTGCTGCGCTGCGGGTGGGGTTGGTCGGGTACGGCATCGCCGGGGCGGTGTTCCACGCACCGCTGATCGCGGCGAACCCGGGGCTCGAACTGTCCGCTGTGGTCACCCGGAACCCGCAGCGGCGCGCCGCGCTCGACGCCGCGCACCCCGGCACCGCCGTCGTCGACGACGTGCCCGCGCTGCTCGACCGCGGTGGGCTCGACCTCGTGGTGGTGGCCAGCCCGAACCGGCTGCACGTCGAGCACACCACCGAGGTGCTGCGCGCCGGGCTGCCCGTGGTGGTGGACAAGCCGTTCGCACCCACCGCGGCGGCGGCGCGGGAGCTCGTGGCCGAGGCCCGGCGCCGCGACCTGCTGCTGACCGTGTTCCAGAACCGCCGGTGGGACAACGACTTCCGCACCCTCGCCGGGCTGATCGACGCCGGGGAACTCGGCGCGGTGCACCGCTTCGAGTCCCGGTTCGAACGCTGGGTGCCGACGCCGAAGACCGGCTGGCGCGAATCCGGCGGGCCCGAGGAGGCGGGCGGCGTGCTCTACGACCTGGGCAGCCACCTCATCGACCAGGCGCTCGCCCTGTTCGGCCCGGTCGCGAGCGTCTACGCCGAAGTGGACGCGCGCCGCCCCGGCAGCGCGGTGGACGACGACACCTTCCTCGCGCTGACCCACACCGGCGGCGTCCGCTCGCACCTGTGGGTCGGCAAGTTCAGCGCCCAGCACGGCCCGCGGCTGCGGGTGCTCGGTGACCGCGCCGGCTACACGAAGTACGGGCTCGACCCGCAGGAGGCGGCGCTGAAGGCCGGGGCGCTGCCCGGCGCGGACTGGGGCGTGGAAGCCGAGTCGCTGTGGGGCGAGCTCGGCACCGTCGAGGAGTCGCGGCGGGTGCCGACCGCGCCCGGCGCCTACCCGGAGTTCTACGACCTGCTGGGCACCGCGCTGCGCGACGGTTCGGCACCGCCGGTGGACCCGGCCGACGCCATCACCGGGCTGGAGATCATCGAAGCGGCCCGCCGCTCCGCCGCCGAAGGCCGAGTCGTGCACCTCTGA
- a CDS encoding amidase — translation MGAELSGIPSANVPEPVRLDAVELSWSIRQRELSCVQVAEAFLTQIDRFNPLVNAIVSRADEEDVLAQARARDAELDRGECAGWMHGFPIAVKDLSDAAGFPTTQGFQRQEPATADALFVRRMKEAGAIVVGKTNVPEFGLGSHTFNSLFGTTTNPYDLSRTAGGSSGGAAAALAMRMLPVADGSDFMGSLRTPAAFCNVLSLRPGFGRVPTPGFLGEPSVVGPMARTIRDLAMLLSTMAGPDERAPLSLPQDPALFTGSPRRDVAGLRIGWMGDFDGYLPTEPGVLELCADAARLFERLGCVVEPAPRLPVEQAWETFLLWRRWMLGESLHEVHRSPTARARMKPEAQYEVDGYLELGVRDIAAARAGRDAWRESVSDLFDRFDFLLAPSTQVFPFDADLRWPAEIDGTAMDTYHRWMEVSAPWTLSGHPVLNLPAGFNDAGLPTGVQLIGPGHGEWPLLQLGHAYEQASDWTHTVLPPPLT, via the coding sequence GTGGGCGCCGAGTTGAGCGGGATCCCGTCGGCGAACGTGCCCGAGCCCGTGCGGCTCGACGCGGTCGAGCTGTCCTGGTCGATCCGGCAGCGCGAGCTGAGCTGCGTGCAGGTCGCCGAAGCGTTCCTCACCCAGATCGACCGGTTCAACCCGCTGGTCAACGCCATCGTCTCCCGCGCCGACGAGGAGGACGTGCTCGCGCAGGCCCGCGCCCGGGACGCCGAGCTGGACCGCGGCGAGTGCGCCGGGTGGATGCACGGGTTCCCGATCGCGGTGAAGGACCTCAGCGACGCGGCCGGTTTCCCCACCACGCAGGGCTTCCAGCGGCAGGAACCCGCCACGGCGGACGCGCTGTTCGTGCGCCGGATGAAGGAGGCCGGCGCGATCGTCGTGGGCAAGACGAACGTCCCCGAGTTCGGGCTCGGCTCGCACACCTTCAACTCGCTGTTCGGCACCACCACCAACCCGTACGACCTGTCCCGCACCGCCGGGGGCAGCAGCGGCGGCGCCGCGGCGGCGCTGGCGATGCGGATGCTGCCGGTCGCCGACGGCAGCGACTTCATGGGTTCGCTGCGGACGCCCGCCGCGTTCTGCAACGTGCTGTCGCTGCGGCCCGGGTTCGGCCGGGTGCCCACGCCCGGGTTCCTCGGCGAACCGTCCGTGGTGGGGCCGATGGCGCGCACCATCCGGGACCTGGCGATGCTGCTGTCCACGATGGCCGGTCCGGACGAGCGGGCGCCGTTGAGCCTGCCGCAGGACCCGGCGCTGTTCACCGGATCGCCGCGCCGCGACGTCGCGGGCCTGCGCATCGGCTGGATGGGCGACTTCGACGGCTACCTGCCGACGGAGCCGGGCGTGCTGGAGCTGTGCGCGGACGCGGCACGGCTGTTCGAGCGGCTGGGCTGCGTGGTGGAACCGGCGCCGCGGCTGCCCGTCGAGCAGGCGTGGGAGACGTTCCTGCTGTGGCGGCGGTGGATGCTCGGCGAGTCGCTGCACGAGGTGCACCGCTCCCCCACCGCCCGCGCCCGGATGAAACCCGAGGCGCAGTACGAGGTGGACGGCTACCTGGAGCTGGGGGTGCGCGACATCGCGGCGGCGCGCGCCGGCCGGGACGCGTGGCGCGAGTCCGTGTCGGACCTGTTCGACCGCTTCGACTTCCTGCTCGCGCCCAGCACCCAGGTGTTCCCGTTCGACGCGGACCTGCGCTGGCCCGCGGAGATCGACGGCACCGCGATGGACACCTACCACCGGTGGATGGAGGTGTCGGCGCCGTGGACCTTGTCCGGGCATCCGGTGCTGAACCTGCCCGCCGGGTTCAACGACGCGGGACTGCCGACCGGGGTGCAGCTGATCGGTCCCGGGCACGGCGAGTGGCCGCTGCTGCAGCTCGGTCACGCCTACGAGCAGGCGAGCGACTGGACGCACACCGTGCTCCCGCCGCCGTTGACCTGA
- a CDS encoding MBL fold metallo-hydrolase — MSARIDHTTTSGTFSLDGETHQVDNNAWVVGDDQECVVIDVPHDVDAIKKLIDGRTVLAILATHAHDDHVRKAPELAAEVGAPIFLHPDDQVLWQLTHPDREPERTLADRQVIGVAGTGLQVLHTPGHAPGSVCLYSADLGTVFTGDTLFAGGPGATGRSYSDFGVLVESIRDRLLTLPEVTTVHPGHGESTTIAEVLPQFDEWVARGY, encoded by the coding sequence ATGAGCGCCCGCATCGACCACACCACGACGTCGGGCACCTTCTCGCTCGACGGCGAGACCCACCAGGTGGACAACAACGCGTGGGTCGTCGGCGACGACCAGGAGTGCGTCGTCATCGACGTCCCGCACGACGTCGACGCGATCAAGAAGCTGATCGACGGGCGCACCGTGCTGGCGATCCTCGCCACCCACGCCCACGACGACCACGTGCGCAAGGCACCCGAGCTCGCGGCGGAGGTCGGCGCCCCGATCTTCCTGCACCCCGACGACCAGGTGCTGTGGCAGCTCACCCACCCGGACCGGGAACCCGAGCGCACCCTCGCCGACCGGCAGGTCATCGGCGTCGCGGGCACCGGGCTGCAGGTGCTGCACACCCCGGGGCACGCGCCTGGCTCGGTGTGCCTGTACTCGGCGGACCTGGGCACCGTGTTCACCGGCGACACCCTGTTCGCGGGCGGACCCGGCGCCACCGGACGGTCCTACTCGGACTTCGGCGTGCTCGTCGAGTCCATCCGGGACCGGTTGCTCACGCTGCCCGAGGTGACCACCGTGCACCCCGGTCACGGAGAGAGCACGACGATTGCCGAGGTTTTGCCCCAGTTCGATGAATGGGTCGCCCGCGGCTACTGA
- a CDS encoding MFS transporter has product MAAAVVGGGPPQVRQVGPVRVLSSVAAVVTVGVFPVFLVGGLGVQLQRELGFGAALLGGSAAAFFAVAALASRFMGWVVERIGSRLGMRLGAAGSAVCLLGIATVRDAGWLLVLLCLSGLPNSLAQPAANLLITQGVPAHRRGTGFGVKQSSIPLATLLAGAAVPAIALTIGWRWVFVFAGIAGLLAAAFVPSLPQAERSTRPAAAGSGGESRFVALLLIAIAGGLGSAAANAQGAFVTTTAVDVGFSPSAAGLVLSLASAAGLTIRLLAGVVADRWEVNLLRVITIMLVVGSLGYALMAAGSTTLFLIGVSIGFGAGWAWPGLLNFSVAKIAPDRVASATSFTQTGIYFGGSAGPLLFGFLGEHAGLAAAWLAAGAAAIIAGILLLFVRPASR; this is encoded by the coding sequence ATGGCGGCAGCGGTGGTCGGTGGCGGTCCCCCGCAGGTACGCCAGGTCGGGCCCGTCCGGGTGCTCAGCTCGGTCGCGGCGGTCGTCACCGTCGGCGTGTTCCCGGTGTTCCTCGTCGGCGGGCTCGGCGTCCAGCTGCAGCGGGAACTCGGATTCGGCGCCGCGCTGCTGGGCGGTTCGGCCGCCGCGTTCTTCGCCGTCGCGGCCCTCGCCTCCCGCTTCATGGGCTGGGTGGTGGAGCGCATCGGCTCCCGGCTGGGCATGCGCCTGGGCGCCGCGGGCAGTGCGGTGTGCCTGCTGGGCATCGCCACGGTGCGCGACGCGGGCTGGCTCCTGGTGCTGCTGTGCCTGTCCGGGCTGCCGAACTCGCTGGCGCAGCCCGCGGCGAACCTGCTGATCACCCAGGGCGTGCCCGCGCACCGGCGCGGCACGGGGTTCGGCGTGAAGCAGTCCTCGATCCCGCTCGCCACGCTGCTCGCCGGGGCGGCGGTGCCCGCGATCGCGCTGACCATCGGCTGGCGCTGGGTGTTCGTGTTCGCCGGGATCGCCGGGCTGCTGGCCGCGGCGTTCGTGCCCTCGCTGCCGCAGGCGGAGCGCTCCACCCGTCCCGCGGCGGCCGGATCGGGCGGGGAATCCCGGTTCGTGGCGCTGCTGCTGATCGCCATCGCCGGAGGGCTCGGTTCGGCCGCCGCCAACGCGCAGGGCGCGTTCGTGACCACCACCGCCGTGGACGTCGGGTTCAGCCCGTCGGCCGCGGGACTGGTGCTGTCGCTGGCGTCGGCGGCCGGGCTGACGATCCGGCTGCTGGCCGGGGTGGTCGCCGACCGCTGGGAGGTGAACCTGCTGCGGGTGATCACGATCATGCTGGTCGTCGGCTCGCTCGGGTACGCGCTGATGGCGGCGGGGTCGACGACGTTGTTCCTGATCGGCGTGTCCATCGGGTTCGGCGCGGGCTGGGCGTGGCCGGGGCTGCTGAACTTCTCCGTCGCCAAGATCGCTCCGGATCGGGTGGCGAGCGCGACTTCGTTCACCCAGACCGGCATCTACTTCGGCGGCAGCGCGGGACCGCTGCTGTTCGGGTTCCTCGGCGAACACGCCGGTCTCGCCGCGGCGTGGCTCGCCGCGGGGGCGGCCGCGATCATCGCCGGAATCCTGCTCCTCTTCGTCCGCCCCGCATCCAGGTGA
- a CDS encoding phosphoketolase family protein: MATRTADAPADLDARELQRVDQWWRAANYLSAAQIYLMGNPLLREPLRPEHVKPRLLGHWGTTPGLTFLYAHLNRAIRRRDLDMIYVTGPGHGGPGVVAATWLEGTYGEIYPDVAQDVPGLQRLVTQFSFPGGIPSHAAPETPGSINEGGELGYSLAHAYGAAFDNPDLTVACVVGDGEAETGPLAAGWHSNKFLDPAQDGAVLPLLHLNGYKIANPAVLARIPEHELLELLRGYGYEPRVVSGSDPAVMHRSFAAALDGCLDEIDRIRYRARHEGVVERPRWPMIVLRTPKGWTGPDVVDGQQVEGTWRAHQIPLSDPRGDPDHLRQLEDWLRSYRPEELFTADGAPVEEIRRLNPSGTRRMSANPHANGGLLLRGLRLPDFREHGVPVPEPGATSGQATQVLGGFLRDVLTRNRLAANFRLFSPDENNSNRLGAVLAATSRAWMGEPDPGDDSLAPDGRVMEVLSEHTCQGWLEGYLLTGRHGLFSSYEAFAHLVDSMLNQHAKWLKVSTGLAWRQPIASLNYLLTSHVWRQDHNGFSHQDPGFIDHVVNKKAEIVRVYLPPDTNTLLSVADHCLRSRDYINVVVAGKQPAPQYLGVDDAEVHCTKGIGIWEWASTDRDGEPDVVLACAGDVPTMETLAAVDLLRRRFPELRMRVVNVVDLMRLQDAREHPHGLSDVEFDALFTTDKPVIFDYHGYPWLIHRLTYRRHNHANLHVRGYQEEGTTTTPFDMCVLNEIDRFHLAIEVIDRVPGLGYRAAHAREELLGKLVEHRRYVTTHGEDLPEVRDWKWS, encoded by the coding sequence ATGGCCACCCGCACCGCCGACGCACCCGCCGATCTCGACGCGCGCGAACTGCAGCGCGTCGACCAGTGGTGGCGGGCCGCGAACTACCTGTCCGCGGCGCAGATCTACCTGATGGGCAACCCGCTGCTGCGGGAACCGCTGCGACCCGAGCACGTCAAGCCGCGACTGCTCGGCCACTGGGGCACCACGCCCGGACTGACCTTCCTGTACGCGCACCTCAACCGCGCCATCCGCCGCCGCGACCTGGACATGATCTACGTGACGGGTCCGGGGCACGGCGGGCCGGGCGTGGTCGCCGCGACCTGGCTGGAAGGCACCTACGGCGAGATCTACCCGGACGTCGCGCAGGACGTGCCGGGGTTGCAGCGGCTGGTCACCCAGTTCTCCTTCCCCGGCGGCATTCCCAGCCACGCCGCACCGGAGACGCCCGGGTCGATCAACGAGGGCGGCGAGCTCGGCTACTCGCTGGCGCACGCCTACGGCGCCGCCTTCGACAACCCGGACCTGACGGTGGCCTGCGTGGTCGGCGACGGGGAGGCGGAGACGGGGCCGCTCGCGGCCGGTTGGCACTCCAACAAGTTCCTCGACCCGGCGCAGGACGGCGCGGTGCTGCCGCTGCTGCACCTCAACGGCTACAAGATCGCGAACCCGGCGGTGCTGGCCCGCATCCCCGAGCACGAGCTGCTGGAGCTGCTGCGCGGCTACGGCTACGAACCGCGCGTGGTGTCCGGGTCCGACCCGGCGGTGATGCACCGGTCCTTCGCCGCGGCCCTCGACGGCTGCCTCGACGAGATCGACCGCATCCGCTACCGCGCCCGGCACGAGGGCGTGGTGGAGCGCCCGCGCTGGCCGATGATCGTGCTGCGCACCCCGAAGGGCTGGACCGGGCCCGACGTGGTGGACGGGCAGCAGGTCGAAGGCACCTGGCGGGCGCACCAGATCCCGCTCTCCGACCCGCGCGGCGACCCGGACCACCTGCGGCAGCTGGAGGACTGGTTGCGCAGCTACCGGCCGGAGGAGCTGTTCACCGCCGACGGCGCGCCGGTCGAGGAGATCCGGCGGCTCAACCCGAGCGGCACGCGGCGGATGAGCGCCAACCCGCACGCCAACGGCGGGCTGCTGCTGCGCGGGCTGCGGCTGCCGGACTTCCGCGAGCACGGCGTGCCGGTGCCCGAACCGGGCGCCACCAGCGGGCAGGCCACCCAGGTGCTCGGCGGGTTCCTGCGGGACGTGCTGACCCGCAACCGGCTCGCCGCGAACTTCCGGCTGTTCTCCCCGGACGAGAACAACTCGAACCGGCTCGGCGCCGTGCTGGCGGCGACCTCCCGCGCGTGGATGGGGGAGCCCGACCCGGGCGACGACTCGCTCGCCCCGGACGGGCGGGTGATGGAGGTGCTGTCCGAGCACACCTGCCAGGGCTGGCTGGAGGGCTACCTGCTCACCGGCAGGCACGGGCTGTTCTCCTCCTACGAGGCGTTCGCGCACCTGGTGGACTCGATGCTCAACCAGCACGCGAAGTGGCTGAAGGTGAGCACCGGGCTGGCGTGGCGGCAGCCGATCGCCTCGCTGAACTACCTGCTCACCTCGCACGTGTGGCGCCAGGACCACAACGGCTTCTCGCACCAGGACCCCGGGTTCATCGACCACGTGGTGAACAAGAAGGCCGAGATCGTGCGGGTCTACCTGCCCCCGGACACCAACACGCTGCTGTCGGTCGCCGACCACTGCCTGCGCAGCCGGGACTACATCAACGTCGTCGTCGCCGGCAAGCAACCCGCCCCGCAGTACCTCGGCGTGGACGACGCGGAAGTGCACTGCACCAAGGGGATCGGCATCTGGGAGTGGGCGAGCACCGACCGCGACGGCGAACCGGACGTGGTGCTGGCCTGCGCCGGGGACGTGCCGACGATGGAGACCCTCGCCGCGGTGGACCTGCTGCGCCGCCGGTTCCCCGAGCTGCGGATGCGGGTGGTCAACGTGGTGGACCTGATGCGGTTGCAGGACGCGCGGGAACACCCGCACGGACTGTCCGATGTGGAGTTCGACGCGCTGTTCACCACCGACAAGCCGGTGATCTTCGACTACCACGGCTACCCGTGGCTGATCCACCGGTTGACCTACCGGCGGCACAACCACGCGAACCTGCACGTGCGCGGCTACCAGGAGGAGGGCACCACCACGACCCCGTTCGACATGTGCGTGCTCAACGAGATCGACCGGTTCCACCTCGCCATCGAGGTCATCGACCGCGTCCCCGGACTCGGGTACCGGGCGGCGCACGCGCGGGAGGAACTGCTCGGCAAGCTCGTCGAACACCGGCGGTACGTCACCACGCACGGCGAGGACCTGCCGGAAGTCCGCGACTGGAAGTGGAGCTGA
- a CDS encoding sensor histidine kinase — translation MPNALVKRAFLLDLAMVVLFTVMHALILHLESPGPPGRPWWSMMLVTVPAFALLLVRRRWPWVSLLAGLAAATTLTLVGVPENPLNFTILVGVYSVCQRSGTVGAVTATVLAMLWPVLYSWYDPPLSAFVSTVMASIDLFMVVGLAYAVRFGRQRAAQLEHTVELLDQARDQLAAEAVAGERARIAREFHDIVSHNLSVVALRAGVARALVDRDPGHAEQTLRELEHTSRAALGELRGLLGRLREEPAEQGAASGDDPGRHPAPGLHRVDHLVESVRGTGVVWRLDRRGEVRELGPGVEMAAYRIVQEAVTNVLKHAGSGYARVLLDYGSGALRLEVTNHATGPDSFARGLAEKVPGLSPVRGGGSGRGLIGLRERVALLGGTFTAHPVSNGFHLAAVLPCPENSDLA, via the coding sequence GTGCCGAATGCGTTGGTGAAACGAGCGTTCCTGCTCGACCTCGCCATGGTCGTGCTGTTCACCGTCATGCACGCCCTGATCCTGCATCTCGAATCACCAGGGCCGCCCGGGCGGCCCTGGTGGTCGATGATGCTGGTCACCGTGCCCGCCTTCGCGCTGCTGCTGGTGCGGCGCAGGTGGCCGTGGGTGTCGCTGCTGGCGGGCTTGGCCGCGGCGACCACGTTGACCCTGGTGGGAGTGCCGGAGAACCCGCTGAACTTCACGATCCTGGTGGGCGTGTACTCGGTCTGCCAGCGGAGTGGGACCGTGGGGGCCGTGACGGCCACCGTGCTCGCGATGCTCTGGCCGGTGCTGTACTCGTGGTACGACCCGCCGTTGTCCGCGTTCGTGAGCACCGTGATGGCGTCCATCGACCTGTTCATGGTCGTCGGGCTCGCCTACGCCGTCCGCTTCGGCAGGCAGCGGGCCGCCCAGCTGGAGCACACCGTGGAACTGCTCGACCAGGCTCGGGACCAGCTCGCGGCCGAGGCGGTCGCGGGGGAGCGGGCCCGCATCGCCCGCGAGTTCCACGACATCGTCTCGCACAACCTGTCCGTGGTGGCGCTGCGCGCCGGCGTCGCCCGGGCGCTCGTGGACCGGGACCCGGGGCACGCGGAGCAGACGCTGCGCGAACTGGAGCACACCTCGCGGGCCGCGCTCGGCGAACTCCGCGGCCTGCTCGGCAGGTTGCGCGAAGAACCCGCGGAGCAGGGCGCCGCTTCCGGCGACGATCCCGGTCGGCATCCCGCACCCGGCCTGCACCGGGTGGACCACCTGGTGGAATCGGTGCGCGGCACCGGTGTCGTGTGGCGGCTGGACCGCCGCGGCGAGGTGCGCGAACTCGGGCCCGGCGTGGAGATGGCGGCCTACCGCATCGTGCAGGAAGCCGTGACGAACGTGCTCAAGCACGCGGGCAGCGGCTACGCCCGGGTCCTGCTGGACTACGGCAGCGGCGCGCTGCGCCTGGAGGTCACCAACCACGCCACCGGGCCGGACAGCTTCGCGCGCGGACTCGCCGAGAAGGTGCCCGGACTGTCCCCGGTGCGCGGCGGTGGATCGGGCCGCGGGCTCATCGGCCTGCGGGAACGCGTCGCGCTGCTGGGCGGGACGTTCACCGCGCACCCGGTTTCGAACGGGTTCCACTTGGCGGCCGTGCTACCGTGCCCGGAAAATTCGGACCTTGCCTGA
- a CDS encoding S-(hydroxymethyl)mycothiol dehydrogenase, which yields MSEVRAVVATGKGAPVEVVDIIVPDPGPGEAVVRVQACGVCHTDLHYREGGINDEFPFLLGHEAAGVVESVGAGVVDLEPGDFVVLNWRAVCGVCRACRRGRPQYCFDTHNAAQPMTLLDGTALSPALGIGAFAEKTLVHAGQCTKVDPAARPAVAGLLGCGVMAGIGAAVNTGGAGPGDSVAVIGCGGVGDGAIAGASFAGARRIIAVDKDPAKLAWAEEFGATHTVNAAEVDTVAAVRELTDGFGADLVIDAVGVPATYEQAFYARDLAGTVVLVGVPTPEMKLELPLLEVFGRGGALKSSWYGDCLPSRDFPMLVEMYLQGRLPLEKFVTEEISLDQVESAFTKMHDGEVLRSVVVF from the coding sequence GTGTCCGAGGTTCGCGCCGTCGTGGCGACCGGCAAGGGAGCACCGGTCGAGGTCGTCGACATCATCGTCCCCGACCCCGGTCCGGGTGAGGCGGTGGTGCGGGTGCAGGCGTGCGGGGTGTGCCACACGGATCTGCATTATCGGGAGGGCGGGATCAATGACGAGTTCCCGTTCTTGCTGGGGCACGAGGCGGCCGGTGTGGTGGAGTCGGTGGGGGCCGGGGTGGTGGATCTCGAACCCGGTGATTTCGTGGTGTTGAACTGGCGTGCGGTGTGCGGGGTGTGTCGGGCGTGTAGGCGGGGTCGTCCGCAGTACTGCTTCGACACGCACAACGCGGCGCAGCCGATGACGTTGCTGGATGGGACTGCGTTGTCGCCGGCGTTGGGGATCGGTGCGTTCGCGGAGAAGACGTTGGTGCATGCGGGTCAGTGCACGAAGGTGGATCCGGCGGCGCGGCCTGCGGTGGCGGGGTTGCTGGGGTGCGGTGTGATGGCGGGGATCGGTGCGGCGGTGAACACCGGTGGTGCGGGTCCGGGTGATTCGGTCGCGGTGATCGGCTGCGGCGGTGTGGGTGATGGTGCGATCGCGGGGGCGAGTTTCGCGGGTGCGCGGCGGATCATCGCGGTGGACAAGGATCCGGCGAAGTTGGCGTGGGCGGAGGAGTTCGGTGCCACGCACACGGTGAACGCGGCCGAGGTGGACACGGTGGCGGCGGTCCGGGAGCTCACCGATGGGTTCGGGGCGGATCTGGTGATCGACGCGGTGGGGGTGCCCGCGACGTATGAGCAGGCGTTCTACGCGCGGGATCTGGCCGGGACGGTGGTGCTGGTGGGGGTGCCGACTCCGGAGATGAAGCTGGAGTTGCCGTTGCTGGAGGTGTTCGGGCGGGGTGGTGCGTTGAAGTCGTCCTGGTACGGGGATTGCTTGCCGAGCCGGGATTTCCCCATGCTGGTGGAGATGTATTTGCAGGGCAGGTTGCCGTTGGAGAAGTTCGTGACCGAGGAGATCTCGTTGGACCAGGTCGAGTCCGCCTTCACCAAGATGCACGACGGAGAGGTCCTCCGTTCGGTGGTGGTGTTCTGA